The Astyanax mexicanus isolate ESR-SI-001 chromosome 7, AstMex3_surface, whole genome shotgun sequence genome has a window encoding:
- the nkx1.2la gene encoding NK1 transcription factor related 2-like,a, with the protein MLEYEEAGAKTTTGHRISFSIIDILDPKKFTSKKVDGVAKQNGETRFDGACGKETDAHPIEASSVNKDPGGQTVDDSQHSFTTHPTQEADSDTALSTLQARLSPSEDGDTIDGESSSTTETSRSRRRRPDHGCTRPRRARTAFTYEQLVALENKFRSTRYLSVCERLNLALSLSLTETQVKIWFQNRRTKWKKQNPGADSTMQSSTTSLPSLSPSAGAVACGPAPVGFRHFPPFSTGDVIFHSSSAIPLSTAGSILHPFLSTGYLQPSLYPPHL; encoded by the exons ATGTTGGAGTATGAGGAGGCTGGAGCCAAAACAACGACCGGGCATCGAATTTCCTTTTCAATTATCGACATATTGGATCCTAAAAAGTTTACGAGTAAAAAGGTGGACGGAGTTGCGAAACAGAACGGAGAGACGCGTTTTGATGGAGCGTGTGGAAAAGAAACTGATGCTCATCCTATAGAGGCTTCATCTGTTAATAAGGATCCAG GTGGGCAAACAGTGGATGACTCCCAACACTCTTTCACAACCCATCCCACACAGGAAGCAGACTCAGATACAGCTCTCAGCACCCTCCAGGCTCGCTTATCTCCCAGTGAAGATGGAGATACTATTGATGGAGAAAGCAGCAGCACGACAGAAACATCACGTTCCCGTCGTCGCAGGCCTGATCACGGCTGCACCAGGCCTCGCCGAGCCAGAACCGCATTCACCTACGAGCAGCTAGTGGCCCTGGAAAACAAGTTCCGTTCAACACGCTATCTATCAGTGTGTGAAAGACTGAACCTGGCCCTGTCGCTGAGCCTCACCGAGACTCAGGTGAAAATCTGGTTCCAGAACCGTAGGACCAAGTGGAAGAAGCAGAACCCTGGGGCGGATAGCACCATGCAGTCCTCCACCACCTCGCTTCCTAGCCTGAGTCCCAGTGCTGGAGCAGTAGCATGTGGACCCGCCCCAGTAGGATTTCGACATTTTCCCCCTTTCAGCACTGGAGATGTAATCTTTCACTCCTCCAGTGCTATTCCATTGTCAACTGCAGGCAGCATCTTGCATCCATTTTTGTCTACTGGCTATCTGCAGCCGTCGCTCTATCCACCTCATTTATGA